One segment of Macrotis lagotis isolate mMagLag1 chromosome 1, bilby.v1.9.chrom.fasta, whole genome shotgun sequence DNA contains the following:
- the SALL4 gene encoding sal-like protein 4 isoform X2, translating into MRVPAEGGYFPTLGICCEGENNCYNFAPDARTMSRRKQAKPQHINSSEEPQQLPDAAACSSVAAASSAATPAAGAAEHGGPPNCPGDGEGIRGRVKRCRTEETNICEKCCAEFFSLSEFLEHKKNCTKNPPVLIMNDSEGTAPPEVFTEVTPAPTENFPIERLESQGNKDSHSKNCTGSVDKKEKSGVEAGAYLKTEPTAPPTPHGISYLPKGKVPNTNVTLQTLRGTKVAVNQRSADAVSLPVQGFGTFPMILEQLMSLQQQQLQQIQLTEQIRVQMTMMATSGQHPSVSHGSDALKTLGTHMSQHLSTALALVGQKAGTQSLSLESLKQNKLPHANIGIPTTGSVASGLSSFSLKPDTNRILPNTMSRLPNPLLPQSSGSVLFQNTFPSVSSVLDSSKKGKGKPPNITVSESKPNAEEPFFKHKCKFCGKVFGNDSALQIHLRSHTGERPYKCNICGNRFTTKGNLKVHFQRHKDKYPQVKMNPHPVPEHLDSLTSTNGISCGLSVPMDESNMIVDSKPPLTTGTPSLSLPQSLSLTPKDSLGAFPSDLQSRPSPESEGGSTSSGVTSHESGTEQSMSSPQAGSSIDGFSGSGAAEQGSETLKLQQLVENIDKATSDPNECIICHRVLSCTSSLKMHYRTHTGERPFKCKICGRAFSTKGNLKTHYGVHRANTPLKMQHSCPICQKKFTNAVVLQQHIRMHMGGQIPNTPMPENSCDHVDMDPAVINEKNGDVLASCIDDTIESIVDMEDLDSQDAPSGSSKPSTPFTDTQSEIPPVAFTSISVLEGPGKMGNPSLSLQRQSSLKSSSAESDAMTNDSSSVMGDQDYQNGRSPESASFQALSPANSQAESIRSKSPGLINHDDMGSKIEGPENPPAEIEGRGSIPPTFIRVPPALIKAEGPGDRPLSSSPFSGPPALSPGVAPLIVAPPRRTAKQHICNTCGKNFSSASALQIHERTHTGEKPFACTICGRAFTTKGNLKVHVGTHMWNNSARRGRRLSIDNTIALLGNDVKKVSEMFPKDIVPPAVNLDPTVWNQYAAVINNGLAMKTNEISVIQSGPIPALPVPISGGGSVMNNAPVSKIDGSQSGINPDVMEKASATDSVPKHQFPHFLEENKIAVS; encoded by the exons ATGCGCGTTCCAGCCGAAGGGGGTTATTTCCCAACTCTAGGAATTTGTTGTGAAGGGGAAAATAATTGCTACAATTTTGCTCCCGATGCTCGAACCATGTCGAGACGCAAGCAGGCGAAGCCCCAGCACATCAACTCCTCCGAAGAGCCTCAGCAGCTCCCAGATGCGGCCGCCTGCTCGTCGGTGGCCGCTGCCTCCTCCGCTGCGACCCCAGCCGCCGGAGCAGCCGAGCACG gtGGTCCACCAAACTGTCCTGGAGATGGAGAGGGAATAAGGGGAAGAGTTAAACGCTGTCGAACTGAGGAAACTAATATCTGTGAAAAATGTTGTGCAGAGTTCTTCAGCCTTTCCGAATTCTTGGAACATAAGAAAAATTGCACTAAAAATCCACCTGTCTTAATCATGAATGACAGTGAGGGGACAGCACCTCCTGAGGTCTTTACAGAAGTTACTCCAGCTCCAACAGAGAATTTTCCAATCGAACGTTTGGAAAGTCAGGGCAATAAAGACAGTCATTCAAAGAATTGCACTGGTTCTGTGGACAAGAAAGAAAAGTCTGGTGTGGAGGCAGGAGCCTATCTGAAAACAGAGCCCACGGCCCCTCCTACACCCCATGGGATAAGCTATTTACCAAAAGGCAAAGTTCCTAACACTAATGTGACTTTACAAACACTACGGGGAACCAAGGTAGCTGTGAATCAAAGAAGTGCTGATGCTGTGTCTTTACCAGTCCAGGGTTTTGGCACCTTCCCCATGATCCTGGAACAACTAATGAGTCTCCAGCAACAACAACTTCAGCAAATCCAGCTCACTGAGCAGATCCGTGTACAAATGACCATGATGGCTACCAGTGGCCAGCACCCATCAGTCTCTCATGGCTCTGATGCTTTGAAAACACTGGGTACTCATATGTCCCAGCATCTTTCCACTGCTTTGGCTTTAGTTGGACAAAAGGCTGGAACCCAGAGCCTGTCACTGGAATCcttgaaacaaaacaaactacCTCATGCTAATATAGGTATCCCAACTACTGGCTCAGTGGCCTCTGGGCTATCATCTTTCTCTTTAAAGCCTGATACAAACAGGATTCTTCCTAATACGATGTCTCGTCTTCCAAATCCTTTACTACCTCAGTCTTCTGGCTCAGTTCTTTTCCAGAATACATTCCCTTCAGTATCTTCTGTGTTGGACTCAtccaagaaagggaaggggaaaccTCCCAACATCACTGTTTCCGAGAGCAAACCAAATGCTGAGGAACCCTTCTTCAAGCACAAATGCAAATTCTGTGGCAAGGTATTTGGAAATGACAGTGCCTTGCAAATTCATCTCCGATCCCATACTGGGGAGAGACCATACAAATGCAACATCTGTGGCAATCGCTTTACCACTAAGGGGAATTTGAAGGTTCATTTCCAACGCCATAAAGACAAGTATCCCCAAGTAAAAATGAATCCCCACCCAGTCCCTGAACACCTGGATAGCCTGACAAGTACCAATGGGATCTCATGTGGTCTATCTGTACCCATGGATGAATCAAATATGATTGTGGACAGCAAACCTCCCCTGACCACTGGAACTCCTTCCCTAAGCTTACCTCAGAGTTTGTCTTTGACCCCCAAAGACTCACTTGGTGCTTTTCCCAGTGATCTGCAGTCCAGGCCTTCCCCAGAGAGCGAAGGAGGTTCCACATCTTCTGGTGTGACCAGTCACGAATCTGGGACAGAGCAGAGCATGAGTTCCCCACAGGCTGGTAGTAGCATTGATGGTTTCTCAGGCAGTGGGGCTGCTGAGCAGGGGTCTGAGACTTTGAAGTTACAACAGCTGGTAGAAAACATTGATAAGGCTACTAGTGACCCCAATGAATGTATCATCTGTCATAGAGTTCTAAGCTGCACAAGTTCTCTGAAAATGCATTATCGCACTCATACTGGGGAGAGACCATTCAAATGTAAGatctgtggcagagcattctcCACAAAAGGGAATCTTAAGACTCATTATGGAGTTCATCGAGCCAATACTCCTTTAAAAATGCAACATTCTTGCCCCATTTGCCAAAAGAAATTTACCAATGCAGTAGTGTTGCAGCAGCATATTCGAATGCATATGGGTGGCCAAATTCCTAACACCCCTATGCCTGAGAATTCCTGTGATCATGTTGATATGGATCCAGCTGTTATCAATGAGAAAAATGGAGATGTTCTTGCCAGTTGCATTGATGATACTATTGAAAGCATTGTTGACATGGAAGACTTGGACTCCCAAGATGCTCCTAGTGGTTCATCTAAACCATCTACTCCATTTACTGATACTCAGTCAGAAATTCCACCTGTGGCATTTACCAGCATCTCAGTATTAGAGGGCCCAGGGAAAATGGGCAATCCATCTCTGAGTCTTCAGCGGCAGAGTAGCCTGAAGTCAAGTTCTGCAGAGAGTGATGCTATGACCAATGACTCCTCATCTGTAATGGGAGATCAAGATTACCAAAATGGTCGAAGTCCAGAGTCTGCATCATTCCAAGCATTATCTCCAGCAAATAGTCAAGCTGAAAGTATTAGGTCCAAGTCACCTGGCTTAATCAATCATGATGACATGGGGAGTAAGATTGAAGGACCCGAAAACCCTCCAGCAGAAATTGAAG GTCGAGGTAGTATTCCTCCTACCTTTATCAGAGTTCCACCAGCCTTGATCAAAGCTGAAGGTCCTGGAGATCGACCCCTAAGCAGTAGCCCATTTTCTGGACCTCCTGCTTTGTCCCCAGGGGTGGCCCCCTTGATAGTGGCTCCACCTCGACGTACTGCTAAGCAGCATATTTGTAACACTTGTGGAAAGAACTTCTCATCAGCCAGTGCTCTTCAGATCCATGAGCGTACTCATACTGGTGAAAAGCCTTTTGCTTGCACCATTTGTGGAAGGGCCTTTACAACCAAAGGAAATTTAAAG GTCCATGTTGGAACTCATATGTGGAACAACTCTGCCCGACGTGGAAGGAGACTATCTATCGATAACACCATAGCATTGCTGGGTAATGATGTCAAGAAGGTATCTGAGATGTTTCCAAAGGATATAGTCCCTCCTGCAGTGAATCTTGATCCCACGGTTTGGAACCAGTATGCAGCCGTGATTAACAATGGCTTAGCAATGAAGACTAATGAGATATCCGTGATTCAGAGTGGTCCTATCCCTGCACTACCAGTTCCTATCAGTGGTGGAGGATCTGTAATGAATAATGCCCCAGTTTCCAAGATAGATGGGTCACAGTCTGGGATTAACCCTGATGTTATGGAGAAAGCTAGTGCTACTGACAGTGTCCCAAAACATCAATTCCCTCACTTCCTGGAAGAAAACAAGATTGCAGTCAGCTAA
- the SALL4 gene encoding sal-like protein 4 isoform X1, which translates to MRVPAEGGYFPTLGICCEGENNCYNFAPDARTMSRRKQAKPQHINSSEEPQQLPDAAACSSVAAASSAATPAAGAAEHGGPPNCPGDGEGIRGRVKRCRTEETNICEKCCAEFFSLSEFLEHKKNCTKNPPVLIMNDSEGTAPPEVFTEVTPAPTENFPIERLESQGNKDSHSKNCTGSVDKKEKSGVEAGAYLKTEPTAPPTPHGISYLPKGKVPNTNVTLQTLRGTKVAVNQRSADAVSLPVQGFGTFPMILEQLMSLQQQQLQQIQLTEQIRVQMTMMATSGQHPSVSHGSDALKTLGTHMSQHLSTALALVGQKAGTQSLSLESLKQNKLPHANIGIPTTGSVASGLSSFSLKPDTNRILPNTMSRLPNPLLPQSSGSVLFQNTFPSVSSVLDSSKKGKGKPPNITVSESKPNAEEPFFKHKCKFCGKVFGNDSALQIHLRSHTGERPYKCNICGNRFTTKGNLKVHFQRHKDKYPQVKMNPHPVPEHLDSLTSTNGISCGLSVPMDESNMIVDSKPPLTTGTPSLSLPQSLSLTPKDSLGAFPSDLQSRPSPESEGGSTSSGVTSHESGTEQSMSSPQAGSSIDGFSGSGAAEQGSETLKLQQLVENIDKATSDPNECIICHRVLSCTSSLKMHYRTHTGERPFKCKICGRAFSTKGNLKTHYGVHRANTPLKMQHSCPICQKKFTNAVVLQQHIRMHMGGQIPNTPMPENSCDHVDMDPAVINEKNGDVLASCIDDTIESIVDMEDLDSQDAPSGSSKPSTPFTDTQSEIPPVAFTSISVLEGPGKMGNPSLSLQRQSSLKSSSAESDAMTNDSSSVMGDQDYQNGRSPESASFQALSPANSQAESIRSKSPGLINHDDMGSKIEGPENPPAEIEGDGALDLTYANIGRKVIKEEPGLNFTNGEYGRGSIPPTFIRVPPALIKAEGPGDRPLSSSPFSGPPALSPGVAPLIVAPPRRTAKQHICNTCGKNFSSASALQIHERTHTGEKPFACTICGRAFTTKGNLKVHVGTHMWNNSARRGRRLSIDNTIALLGNDVKKVSEMFPKDIVPPAVNLDPTVWNQYAAVINNGLAMKTNEISVIQSGPIPALPVPISGGGSVMNNAPVSKIDGSQSGINPDVMEKASATDSVPKHQFPHFLEENKIAVS; encoded by the exons ATGCGCGTTCCAGCCGAAGGGGGTTATTTCCCAACTCTAGGAATTTGTTGTGAAGGGGAAAATAATTGCTACAATTTTGCTCCCGATGCTCGAACCATGTCGAGACGCAAGCAGGCGAAGCCCCAGCACATCAACTCCTCCGAAGAGCCTCAGCAGCTCCCAGATGCGGCCGCCTGCTCGTCGGTGGCCGCTGCCTCCTCCGCTGCGACCCCAGCCGCCGGAGCAGCCGAGCACG gtGGTCCACCAAACTGTCCTGGAGATGGAGAGGGAATAAGGGGAAGAGTTAAACGCTGTCGAACTGAGGAAACTAATATCTGTGAAAAATGTTGTGCAGAGTTCTTCAGCCTTTCCGAATTCTTGGAACATAAGAAAAATTGCACTAAAAATCCACCTGTCTTAATCATGAATGACAGTGAGGGGACAGCACCTCCTGAGGTCTTTACAGAAGTTACTCCAGCTCCAACAGAGAATTTTCCAATCGAACGTTTGGAAAGTCAGGGCAATAAAGACAGTCATTCAAAGAATTGCACTGGTTCTGTGGACAAGAAAGAAAAGTCTGGTGTGGAGGCAGGAGCCTATCTGAAAACAGAGCCCACGGCCCCTCCTACACCCCATGGGATAAGCTATTTACCAAAAGGCAAAGTTCCTAACACTAATGTGACTTTACAAACACTACGGGGAACCAAGGTAGCTGTGAATCAAAGAAGTGCTGATGCTGTGTCTTTACCAGTCCAGGGTTTTGGCACCTTCCCCATGATCCTGGAACAACTAATGAGTCTCCAGCAACAACAACTTCAGCAAATCCAGCTCACTGAGCAGATCCGTGTACAAATGACCATGATGGCTACCAGTGGCCAGCACCCATCAGTCTCTCATGGCTCTGATGCTTTGAAAACACTGGGTACTCATATGTCCCAGCATCTTTCCACTGCTTTGGCTTTAGTTGGACAAAAGGCTGGAACCCAGAGCCTGTCACTGGAATCcttgaaacaaaacaaactacCTCATGCTAATATAGGTATCCCAACTACTGGCTCAGTGGCCTCTGGGCTATCATCTTTCTCTTTAAAGCCTGATACAAACAGGATTCTTCCTAATACGATGTCTCGTCTTCCAAATCCTTTACTACCTCAGTCTTCTGGCTCAGTTCTTTTCCAGAATACATTCCCTTCAGTATCTTCTGTGTTGGACTCAtccaagaaagggaaggggaaaccTCCCAACATCACTGTTTCCGAGAGCAAACCAAATGCTGAGGAACCCTTCTTCAAGCACAAATGCAAATTCTGTGGCAAGGTATTTGGAAATGACAGTGCCTTGCAAATTCATCTCCGATCCCATACTGGGGAGAGACCATACAAATGCAACATCTGTGGCAATCGCTTTACCACTAAGGGGAATTTGAAGGTTCATTTCCAACGCCATAAAGACAAGTATCCCCAAGTAAAAATGAATCCCCACCCAGTCCCTGAACACCTGGATAGCCTGACAAGTACCAATGGGATCTCATGTGGTCTATCTGTACCCATGGATGAATCAAATATGATTGTGGACAGCAAACCTCCCCTGACCACTGGAACTCCTTCCCTAAGCTTACCTCAGAGTTTGTCTTTGACCCCCAAAGACTCACTTGGTGCTTTTCCCAGTGATCTGCAGTCCAGGCCTTCCCCAGAGAGCGAAGGAGGTTCCACATCTTCTGGTGTGACCAGTCACGAATCTGGGACAGAGCAGAGCATGAGTTCCCCACAGGCTGGTAGTAGCATTGATGGTTTCTCAGGCAGTGGGGCTGCTGAGCAGGGGTCTGAGACTTTGAAGTTACAACAGCTGGTAGAAAACATTGATAAGGCTACTAGTGACCCCAATGAATGTATCATCTGTCATAGAGTTCTAAGCTGCACAAGTTCTCTGAAAATGCATTATCGCACTCATACTGGGGAGAGACCATTCAAATGTAAGatctgtggcagagcattctcCACAAAAGGGAATCTTAAGACTCATTATGGAGTTCATCGAGCCAATACTCCTTTAAAAATGCAACATTCTTGCCCCATTTGCCAAAAGAAATTTACCAATGCAGTAGTGTTGCAGCAGCATATTCGAATGCATATGGGTGGCCAAATTCCTAACACCCCTATGCCTGAGAATTCCTGTGATCATGTTGATATGGATCCAGCTGTTATCAATGAGAAAAATGGAGATGTTCTTGCCAGTTGCATTGATGATACTATTGAAAGCATTGTTGACATGGAAGACTTGGACTCCCAAGATGCTCCTAGTGGTTCATCTAAACCATCTACTCCATTTACTGATACTCAGTCAGAAATTCCACCTGTGGCATTTACCAGCATCTCAGTATTAGAGGGCCCAGGGAAAATGGGCAATCCATCTCTGAGTCTTCAGCGGCAGAGTAGCCTGAAGTCAAGTTCTGCAGAGAGTGATGCTATGACCAATGACTCCTCATCTGTAATGGGAGATCAAGATTACCAAAATGGTCGAAGTCCAGAGTCTGCATCATTCCAAGCATTATCTCCAGCAAATAGTCAAGCTGAAAGTATTAGGTCCAAGTCACCTGGCTTAATCAATCATGATGACATGGGGAGTAAGATTGAAGGACCCGAAAACCCTCCAGCAGAAATTGAAGGTGATGGTGCTTTGGATTTAACTTATGCCAATATTGGCCGAAAGGTCATCAAGGAAGAACCTGGGttaaattttacaaatggggagTATG GTCGAGGTAGTATTCCTCCTACCTTTATCAGAGTTCCACCAGCCTTGATCAAAGCTGAAGGTCCTGGAGATCGACCCCTAAGCAGTAGCCCATTTTCTGGACCTCCTGCTTTGTCCCCAGGGGTGGCCCCCTTGATAGTGGCTCCACCTCGACGTACTGCTAAGCAGCATATTTGTAACACTTGTGGAAAGAACTTCTCATCAGCCAGTGCTCTTCAGATCCATGAGCGTACTCATACTGGTGAAAAGCCTTTTGCTTGCACCATTTGTGGAAGGGCCTTTACAACCAAAGGAAATTTAAAG GTCCATGTTGGAACTCATATGTGGAACAACTCTGCCCGACGTGGAAGGAGACTATCTATCGATAACACCATAGCATTGCTGGGTAATGATGTCAAGAAGGTATCTGAGATGTTTCCAAAGGATATAGTCCCTCCTGCAGTGAATCTTGATCCCACGGTTTGGAACCAGTATGCAGCCGTGATTAACAATGGCTTAGCAATGAAGACTAATGAGATATCCGTGATTCAGAGTGGTCCTATCCCTGCACTACCAGTTCCTATCAGTGGTGGAGGATCTGTAATGAATAATGCCCCAGTTTCCAAGATAGATGGGTCACAGTCTGGGATTAACCCTGATGTTATGGAGAAAGCTAGTGCTACTGACAGTGTCCCAAAACATCAATTCCCTCACTTCCTGGAAGAAAACAAGATTGCAGTCAGCTAA
- the SALL4 gene encoding sal-like protein 4 isoform X3, whose protein sequence is MNDSEGTAPPEVFTEVTPAPTENFPIERLESQGNKDSHSKNCTGSVDKKEKSGVEAGAYLKTEPTAPPTPHGISYLPKGKVPNTNVTLQTLRGTKVAVNQRSADAVSLPVQGFGTFPMILEQLMSLQQQQLQQIQLTEQIRVQMTMMATSGQHPSVSHGSDALKTLGTHMSQHLSTALALVGQKAGTQSLSLESLKQNKLPHANIGIPTTGSVASGLSSFSLKPDTNRILPNTMSRLPNPLLPQSSGSVLFQNTFPSVSSVLDSSKKGKGKPPNITVSESKPNAEEPFFKHKCKFCGKVFGNDSALQIHLRSHTGERPYKCNICGNRFTTKGNLKVHFQRHKDKYPQVKMNPHPVPEHLDSLTSTNGISCGLSVPMDESNMIVDSKPPLTTGTPSLSLPQSLSLTPKDSLGAFPSDLQSRPSPESEGGSTSSGVTSHESGTEQSMSSPQAGSSIDGFSGSGAAEQGSETLKLQQLVENIDKATSDPNECIICHRVLSCTSSLKMHYRTHTGERPFKCKICGRAFSTKGNLKTHYGVHRANTPLKMQHSCPICQKKFTNAVVLQQHIRMHMGGQIPNTPMPENSCDHVDMDPAVINEKNGDVLASCIDDTIESIVDMEDLDSQDAPSGSSKPSTPFTDTQSEIPPVAFTSISVLEGPGKMGNPSLSLQRQSSLKSSSAESDAMTNDSSSVMGDQDYQNGRSPESASFQALSPANSQAESIRSKSPGLINHDDMGSKIEGPENPPAEIEGDGALDLTYANIGRKVIKEEPGLNFTNGEYGRGSIPPTFIRVPPALIKAEGPGDRPLSSSPFSGPPALSPGVAPLIVAPPRRTAKQHICNTCGKNFSSASALQIHERTHTGEKPFACTICGRAFTTKGNLKVHVGTHMWNNSARRGRRLSIDNTIALLGNDVKKVSEMFPKDIVPPAVNLDPTVWNQYAAVINNGLAMKTNEISVIQSGPIPALPVPISGGGSVMNNAPVSKIDGSQSGINPDVMEKASATDSVPKHQFPHFLEENKIAVS, encoded by the exons ATGAATGACAGTGAGGGGACAGCACCTCCTGAGGTCTTTACAGAAGTTACTCCAGCTCCAACAGAGAATTTTCCAATCGAACGTTTGGAAAGTCAGGGCAATAAAGACAGTCATTCAAAGAATTGCACTGGTTCTGTGGACAAGAAAGAAAAGTCTGGTGTGGAGGCAGGAGCCTATCTGAAAACAGAGCCCACGGCCCCTCCTACACCCCATGGGATAAGCTATTTACCAAAAGGCAAAGTTCCTAACACTAATGTGACTTTACAAACACTACGGGGAACCAAGGTAGCTGTGAATCAAAGAAGTGCTGATGCTGTGTCTTTACCAGTCCAGGGTTTTGGCACCTTCCCCATGATCCTGGAACAACTAATGAGTCTCCAGCAACAACAACTTCAGCAAATCCAGCTCACTGAGCAGATCCGTGTACAAATGACCATGATGGCTACCAGTGGCCAGCACCCATCAGTCTCTCATGGCTCTGATGCTTTGAAAACACTGGGTACTCATATGTCCCAGCATCTTTCCACTGCTTTGGCTTTAGTTGGACAAAAGGCTGGAACCCAGAGCCTGTCACTGGAATCcttgaaacaaaacaaactacCTCATGCTAATATAGGTATCCCAACTACTGGCTCAGTGGCCTCTGGGCTATCATCTTTCTCTTTAAAGCCTGATACAAACAGGATTCTTCCTAATACGATGTCTCGTCTTCCAAATCCTTTACTACCTCAGTCTTCTGGCTCAGTTCTTTTCCAGAATACATTCCCTTCAGTATCTTCTGTGTTGGACTCAtccaagaaagggaaggggaaaccTCCCAACATCACTGTTTCCGAGAGCAAACCAAATGCTGAGGAACCCTTCTTCAAGCACAAATGCAAATTCTGTGGCAAGGTATTTGGAAATGACAGTGCCTTGCAAATTCATCTCCGATCCCATACTGGGGAGAGACCATACAAATGCAACATCTGTGGCAATCGCTTTACCACTAAGGGGAATTTGAAGGTTCATTTCCAACGCCATAAAGACAAGTATCCCCAAGTAAAAATGAATCCCCACCCAGTCCCTGAACACCTGGATAGCCTGACAAGTACCAATGGGATCTCATGTGGTCTATCTGTACCCATGGATGAATCAAATATGATTGTGGACAGCAAACCTCCCCTGACCACTGGAACTCCTTCCCTAAGCTTACCTCAGAGTTTGTCTTTGACCCCCAAAGACTCACTTGGTGCTTTTCCCAGTGATCTGCAGTCCAGGCCTTCCCCAGAGAGCGAAGGAGGTTCCACATCTTCTGGTGTGACCAGTCACGAATCTGGGACAGAGCAGAGCATGAGTTCCCCACAGGCTGGTAGTAGCATTGATGGTTTCTCAGGCAGTGGGGCTGCTGAGCAGGGGTCTGAGACTTTGAAGTTACAACAGCTGGTAGAAAACATTGATAAGGCTACTAGTGACCCCAATGAATGTATCATCTGTCATAGAGTTCTAAGCTGCACAAGTTCTCTGAAAATGCATTATCGCACTCATACTGGGGAGAGACCATTCAAATGTAAGatctgtggcagagcattctcCACAAAAGGGAATCTTAAGACTCATTATGGAGTTCATCGAGCCAATACTCCTTTAAAAATGCAACATTCTTGCCCCATTTGCCAAAAGAAATTTACCAATGCAGTAGTGTTGCAGCAGCATATTCGAATGCATATGGGTGGCCAAATTCCTAACACCCCTATGCCTGAGAATTCCTGTGATCATGTTGATATGGATCCAGCTGTTATCAATGAGAAAAATGGAGATGTTCTTGCCAGTTGCATTGATGATACTATTGAAAGCATTGTTGACATGGAAGACTTGGACTCCCAAGATGCTCCTAGTGGTTCATCTAAACCATCTACTCCATTTACTGATACTCAGTCAGAAATTCCACCTGTGGCATTTACCAGCATCTCAGTATTAGAGGGCCCAGGGAAAATGGGCAATCCATCTCTGAGTCTTCAGCGGCAGAGTAGCCTGAAGTCAAGTTCTGCAGAGAGTGATGCTATGACCAATGACTCCTCATCTGTAATGGGAGATCAAGATTACCAAAATGGTCGAAGTCCAGAGTCTGCATCATTCCAAGCATTATCTCCAGCAAATAGTCAAGCTGAAAGTATTAGGTCCAAGTCACCTGGCTTAATCAATCATGATGACATGGGGAGTAAGATTGAAGGACCCGAAAACCCTCCAGCAGAAATTGAAGGTGATGGTGCTTTGGATTTAACTTATGCCAATATTGGCCGAAAGGTCATCAAGGAAGAACCTGGGttaaattttacaaatggggagTATG GTCGAGGTAGTATTCCTCCTACCTTTATCAGAGTTCCACCAGCCTTGATCAAAGCTGAAGGTCCTGGAGATCGACCCCTAAGCAGTAGCCCATTTTCTGGACCTCCTGCTTTGTCCCCAGGGGTGGCCCCCTTGATAGTGGCTCCACCTCGACGTACTGCTAAGCAGCATATTTGTAACACTTGTGGAAAGAACTTCTCATCAGCCAGTGCTCTTCAGATCCATGAGCGTACTCATACTGGTGAAAAGCCTTTTGCTTGCACCATTTGTGGAAGGGCCTTTACAACCAAAGGAAATTTAAAG GTCCATGTTGGAACTCATATGTGGAACAACTCTGCCCGACGTGGAAGGAGACTATCTATCGATAACACCATAGCATTGCTGGGTAATGATGTCAAGAAGGTATCTGAGATGTTTCCAAAGGATATAGTCCCTCCTGCAGTGAATCTTGATCCCACGGTTTGGAACCAGTATGCAGCCGTGATTAACAATGGCTTAGCAATGAAGACTAATGAGATATCCGTGATTCAGAGTGGTCCTATCCCTGCACTACCAGTTCCTATCAGTGGTGGAGGATCTGTAATGAATAATGCCCCAGTTTCCAAGATAGATGGGTCACAGTCTGGGATTAACCCTGATGTTATGGAGAAAGCTAGTGCTACTGACAGTGTCCCAAAACATCAATTCCCTCACTTCCTGGAAGAAAACAAGATTGCAGTCAGCTAA